A single region of the Novosphingobium sp. genome encodes:
- a CDS encoding NAD-dependent succinate-semialdehyde dehydrogenase → MDLRDASLFVQACLIDGHWRSSAGGEALDVINPATGLTIGTVPSCGADETREAILAAQNALPAWKARTADERATLLETWHELILASKQDLARIMTAEQGKPLAEAEGEIGYAASFVKWFAAEGRRISGHDIPAPTPDRRILALKEPVGVCAIITPWNFPAAMITRKIAPALAAGCTVVIKPSELTPFTALALGLLAQRAGIPAGVVNIVTGLPEGIGGALTASPVVRKLSFTGSTRVGSLLMRESAGTLKRLSLELGGNAPFIVFDDADLDAAVAGAMASKFRNAGQTCVCANRILVQAGIHDRFVARLGEAVSALKVGDGRDSTTTIGPLINPAAANKVHAHLEDALALGGRIAAQSPAPGLPTFARPVLLTGATTEMRLASEETFGPLAPVFRFEREEEAVAMANATPFGLASYFYTNDLHRAWRVGEALEFGMVGLNTGAIAMEMAPFGGIKASGLGREGGREGIEEYLETKAFHWAGLKGFGA, encoded by the coding sequence ATGGATCTTCGCGACGCATCGCTGTTCGTTCAGGCCTGCCTGATCGACGGGCACTGGCGCTCCTCCGCCGGAGGGGAGGCGCTGGATGTCATCAATCCGGCCACCGGCCTGACGATCGGCACCGTGCCCTCCTGCGGGGCGGATGAAACGCGGGAAGCCATCCTCGCCGCGCAGAACGCCCTGCCCGCCTGGAAAGCACGCACCGCCGATGAGCGGGCCACCCTGCTGGAAACATGGCATGAGCTGATCCTGGCCAGCAAGCAGGATCTGGCGCGGATCATGACCGCCGAACAGGGCAAGCCGCTGGCCGAGGCGGAAGGCGAGATCGGTTACGCCGCCTCCTTCGTCAAATGGTTTGCCGCCGAGGGGCGCCGCATCTCCGGCCATGATATCCCCGCACCGACCCCTGACCGCCGCATTCTGGCGCTGAAGGAGCCGGTCGGTGTCTGCGCGATCATCACGCCATGGAATTTCCCGGCGGCGATGATCACGCGCAAGATCGCCCCGGCTCTGGCGGCGGGCTGCACGGTGGTCATCAAGCCCTCGGAGCTGACGCCCTTCACCGCGCTGGCGCTGGGCCTTCTTGCCCAGCGGGCGGGCATTCCGGCGGGGGTGGTCAACATCGTCACCGGCCTGCCCGAGGGCATCGGCGGCGCGCTGACCGCCAGCCCCGTGGTGCGCAAACTCTCCTTCACCGGCTCGACGCGGGTCGGCTCGCTGCTGATGCGGGAGTCGGCGGGAACGCTCAAGCGGCTCAGTCTGGAGCTGGGCGGCAATGCGCCTTTCATCGTCTTCGACGATGCCGATCTGGACGCCGCGGTCGCCGGCGCCATGGCCAGCAAGTTCCGCAATGCCGGCCAGACCTGCGTCTGCGCCAACCGCATTCTGGTGCAGGCGGGCATCCATGACCGCTTCGTCGCGCGGCTGGGCGAGGCGGTGAGCGCGCTGAAAGTAGGAGACGGACGCGACAGCACGACCACCATCGGCCCGCTGATCAACCCTGCGGCAGCCAACAAGGTCCATGCCCATCTGGAGGATGCCCTGGCCCTTGGCGGCCGGATCGCGGCCCAATCCCCCGCCCCCGGCCTGCCGACCTTCGCGCGGCCCGTTCTGCTGACCGGCGCCACCACCGAGATGCGGCTCGCCAGTGAGGAGACCTTCGGGCCCCTCGCCCCGGTGTTCCGCTTCGAGCGGGAGGAAGAGGCGGTGGCCATGGCCAATGCCACGCCTTTCGGCCTCGCCAGCTATTTCTACACCAATGATCTGCACCGCGCCTGGCGTGTGGGCGAGGCTCTGGAGTTCGGCATGGTCGGCCTAAACACCGGTGCCATCGCCATGGAAATGGCGCCCTTCGGCGGCATCAAGGCCTCCGGGCTGGGGCGTGAAGGCGGGCGTGAGGGGATCGAGGAATATCTGGAAACCAAGGCCTTCCATTGGGCCGGCCTGAAAGGATTCGGGGCATGA
- a CDS encoding ABC transporter substrate-binding protein produces the protein MFDRRGFLGSSAASLLVAGCTSASRRQPVKGGRIRVAGATSSTADTIDPARQMAVMDYCRCNMFYDGLIKLDENLRPEPALAEAIDSKDGRVWTLKLRQGVRFHDGKPLTPADVVYSLRRHKDPSVGSTARTFMSQFEEVAPFGEDGVRITLTAPNADLPAILGIPQFMIVRDQTRSFTTANGTGPFRCAEFNPGVRSISTRYDDYWRGPVRLGEVELFAISDESARINALLSHDVDLISEVNPRMARRLSETGLKLLSSKSGGYTDLVMRLDQRPGRSPAFVEGMKLLMDREAMQQVIFRGYATIANDHPIPPTNRYFDPSLPQRPFDPDRAAHLFRKAGLAGARIPVVVSGAAVHSEDMAMLMQNAAGKAGIGLDIQRRPTDGYWAHNWMKDPVGFGNLNGRPTADIIFTQLYASHAAWNESGWRNERFDRLLLEARGSTDEGLRHTIYAEMQRMVHREAGVGIPLFLNMIDAYTPRVKGMASRSQGGLMGYDFASHVWLEDA, from the coding sequence ATGTTCGATCGCCGCGGCTTCCTGGGCAGCAGCGCCGCCAGCCTGCTGGTCGCGGGCTGCACCTCCGCCAGCAGGCGGCAGCCGGTCAAGGGCGGGCGTATTCGGGTCGCGGGCGCCACCAGCTCCACGGCGGACACGATCGACCCGGCCCGCCAGATGGCGGTGATGGATTATTGCCGCTGCAACATGTTCTATGACGGGCTCATCAAGCTTGATGAAAACCTGCGGCCCGAGCCCGCGCTGGCCGAGGCCATCGACAGCAAGGATGGCCGCGTCTGGACGCTGAAATTGCGCCAGGGCGTGCGCTTTCACGACGGCAAGCCGCTGACCCCGGCCGATGTCGTCTATTCCCTGCGCCGCCATAAAGACCCCTCGGTCGGATCGACGGCCCGCACCTTCATGTCGCAGTTCGAGGAGGTCGCCCCTTTCGGCGAGGACGGCGTCCGCATCACGCTGACGGCGCCCAACGCCGACCTGCCCGCCATTCTGGGCATCCCCCAGTTCATGATCGTGCGCGACCAGACGCGATCCTTCACCACCGCCAATGGCACCGGGCCCTTCCGCTGCGCCGAATTCAACCCCGGCGTGCGCTCGATCTCCACCCGTTACGACGATTACTGGCGCGGCCCCGTCCGGCTGGGCGAGGTCGAGCTGTTTGCCATTTCCGACGAAAGCGCACGAATCAACGCCCTGCTGTCGCATGATGTCGACCTGATTTCCGAGGTCAATCCGCGCATGGCCCGGCGCCTGAGCGAAACCGGGCTCAAGCTGCTGTCCAGCAAATCGGGCGGCTACACCGATCTGGTGATGCGGCTGGACCAGCGTCCGGGCCGCTCACCGGCCTTTGTCGAGGGCATGAAGCTGCTGATGGACCGCGAGGCGATGCAGCAGGTGATCTTTCGCGGCTATGCGACGATCGCCAACGATCACCCCATCCCGCCGACCAACCGCTATTTCGACCCGAGCCTGCCCCAGCGCCCCTTCGACCCGGATCGCGCCGCCCATCTGTTCCGCAAGGCGGGGCTGGCGGGGGCCAGGATACCGGTCGTGGTGTCGGGCGCGGCGGTGCATTCGGAGGATATGGCCATGCTGATGCAGAATGCGGCGGGCAAGGCGGGCATCGGCCTCGACATCCAGCGCCGCCCCACCGATGGCTACTGGGCACATAACTGGATGAAGGATCCGGTCGGTTTCGGCAATCTCAACGGGCGGCCCACGGCGGATATCATCTTCACCCAGCTCTATGCCTCGCATGCGGCCTGGAACGAGTCAGGCTGGCGCAACGAGCGGTTCGACCGGCTGCTGCTGGAAGCACGCGGATCGACCGACGAAGGCCTGCGCCACACCATCTATGCTGAGATGCAGAGGATGGTCCACCGCGAGGCGGGCGTCGGCATCCCGCTGTTCCTCAACATGATCGACGCCTACACGCCGCGCGTGAAGGGCATGGCATCGCGGTCTCAGGGCGGGCTGATGGGCTATGACTTTGCGTCGCATGTCTGGCTTGAGGATGCCTGA
- a CDS encoding ABC transporter permease: MIAKRVGGALLTLFLLSLVVFAMSLLMGGDAAEAMLGQNATPEALAGLRAAMHLDQPSWQRYLGWLGGLLRGDLGVSLITKLPVSTLLAPRLLASLQLAGLTAAVSVPLALFLGILAAVRRGSLLDRVISMATIGVVSVPEFVIATLMVLIFAVRLHWLPALSSSRDFSSLHDVVRVFTMPVICLACVVMAQMIRMTRAAVCDALDSSYVEAARLKGVPPRRLVLGHALPNAIGPIVNAVALSLSVLLGGVIVIEVIFNYPGVARLMVDAVSTRDLPLIQTVAMIFSAAYLMLVTSADIVAILCNPRLRHR, encoded by the coding sequence ATGATCGCGAAACGGGTCGGCGGCGCGCTGCTGACGCTGTTTCTGCTGTCGCTTGTCGTCTTTGCCATGTCCCTGCTGATGGGCGGCGACGCGGCAGAGGCGATGCTGGGGCAGAATGCCACGCCCGAGGCTTTGGCGGGGCTGCGCGCGGCGATGCATCTCGATCAGCCCTCATGGCAGCGTTATCTGGGCTGGCTGGGGGGCTTGCTCCGGGGGGATCTGGGGGTTTCGCTGATCACGAAGCTGCCGGTCTCCACGCTGCTGGCGCCGCGCCTTCTGGCCTCGCTGCAACTGGCGGGGTTGACCGCCGCGGTGTCGGTGCCCCTGGCGCTGTTTCTGGGCATTCTGGCGGCTGTCCGGCGCGGATCGCTGCTGGACCGGGTGATCAGCATGGCCACCATCGGCGTGGTGTCGGTGCCGGAATTCGTCATCGCCACGCTGATGGTGCTGATCTTCGCGGTGCGGTTGCATTGGCTGCCCGCGCTGTCCTCGTCCCGCGACTTTTCCTCGCTGCATGATGTGGTGCGTGTGTTCACCATGCCGGTGATTTGTCTCGCCTGCGTCGTGATGGCGCAGATGATCCGCATGACCCGCGCCGCCGTCTGCGACGCGCTCGACAGCAGCTATGTCGAGGCGGCAAGGCTGAAAGGCGTGCCGCCCCGCCGTCTGGTGCTGGGGCACGCACTGCCCAATGCGATCGGGCCGATCGTCAATGCCGTCGCGCTCAGCCTGTCGGTGCTGCTGGGCGGGGTGATCGTGATCGAGGTAATCTTCAACTATCCCGGCGTGGCCCGACTGATGGTGGACGCCGTCAGCACCCGCGACCTGCCCCTGATCCAGACCGTCGCCATGATTTTCTCCGCCGCCTATCTGATGCTGGTGACCAGCGCGGATATCGTTGCCATCCTTTGCAATCCCAGGCTGCGCCATCGATGA
- a CDS encoding haloacid dehalogenase type II — protein MAYLKPKFITFDCYGTLINFEMAPVARQVYADRLAGEALEAFCRDFSAYRLDAVLGAWRPYAQVVAEALQRSCRKSGIDYRDSDGEALYAAVPTWKPHPDVVAPLKRIAGEIPLVILSNSMVDLIPHSVEKLEAPFHTVCTAQEAQAYKPRMKAFEFMFDTLGCGPQDVLHCSSSFRYDLMTAFDMGITMKAFVNRGHEPLNPYYQVHEIPDIGGLPGLVGL, from the coding sequence ATGGCTTATCTGAAGCCCAAATTCATCACGTTCGACTGCTACGGAACGCTCATCAACTTCGAGATGGCCCCGGTGGCCCGGCAGGTCTACGCGGACCGTCTGGCCGGTGAGGCGCTCGAAGCCTTCTGCCGCGACTTTTCGGCCTATCGCCTCGATGCGGTGCTGGGCGCCTGGCGCCCCTATGCGCAGGTCGTGGCCGAAGCGCTCCAGCGCTCGTGCAGGAAATCGGGGATCGACTATCGCGACAGCGATGGCGAGGCGCTCTATGCGGCGGTGCCGACGTGGAAGCCCCACCCCGATGTCGTTGCGCCGCTCAAGCGCATTGCGGGCGAGATCCCGCTGGTGATCCTGTCGAATTCGATGGTCGATCTGATCCCCCACAGCGTCGAAAAGCTGGAAGCGCCGTTCCACACCGTCTGCACCGCGCAGGAAGCGCAGGCCTACAAGCCGCGCATGAAGGCCTTCGAATTCATGTTCGACACGCTGGGTTGCGGGCCGCAGGATGTGCTGCATTGCTCATCCAGCTTCCGCTACGATCTGATGACGGCCTTCGACATGGGCATCACCATGAAAGCTTTCGTCAATCGCGGGCATGAGCCGCTCAATCCCTATTATCAGGTCCATGAAATTCCCGATATCGGCGGCCTGCCGGGGCTGGTCGGGCTGTGA
- a CDS encoding ABC transporter permease — protein sequence MNTVPKSGVPYGAQAPKIRRRRMNVSLLLGGATIIFWLIVALVGPMVAPHAPGQVVDLDVFSPASSALPLGSDYLGRDVLSRMLIASRFTVSIALLATLLAATTGVFCGLLAASSGWIDTILSKLFDTLSAVPSLMFGLVVIGSLGASIPVLVGTLATVYSPGAFRTSRALARNIAVLDFVTVARARGETLPYIVLREILPNLVGPLAADFGLRFVFVTLLLSGLSFLGLGVQPPNADLGALVRENIAGLGFGAAAVLVPTFAIASLTIGMNMVIDAVSGGRRAGGRR from the coding sequence ATGAACACAGTGCCAAAATCCGGGGTGCCCTATGGGGCGCAGGCCCCCAAAATCCGGCGTCGGCGGATGAATGTCTCGCTGCTGCTCGGGGGAGCGACGATCATCTTCTGGCTGATCGTTGCCCTTGTCGGGCCGATGGTGGCGCCCCATGCGCCGGGTCAGGTCGTCGATCTCGACGTGTTCAGCCCGGCCAGCAGCGCCTTGCCGCTGGGCAGCGACTATCTGGGCCGCGATGTTCTGAGCCGGATGCTGATCGCGTCGCGTTTTACCGTGTCGATCGCTTTGCTGGCGACGCTGCTTGCGGCCACCACCGGTGTGTTCTGCGGCCTGCTGGCAGCGAGCAGCGGCTGGATCGACACGATCCTGAGCAAGCTGTTCGACACGCTCAGCGCCGTGCCGTCGCTGATGTTCGGGCTGGTCGTCATCGGATCGCTGGGGGCTTCCATTCCGGTTCTGGTGGGGACGCTGGCCACGGTCTATTCGCCGGGCGCCTTCCGCACGTCGCGCGCGCTGGCCCGCAACATTGCCGTGCTTGATTTCGTCACCGTCGCGCGGGCGCGGGGCGAGACGCTGCCCTATATCGTGCTGCGCGAGATCCTGCCCAATCTTGTGGGGCCGCTGGCCGCCGATTTCGGGCTGCGCTTTGTCTTTGTCACCCTGCTGCTCAGCGGCTTGAGTTTTCTGGGGCTGGGGGTGCAGCCGCCCAATGCCGATCTGGGGGCTCTGGTGCGCGAAAACATCGCCGGGCTGGGCTTCGGCGCGGCCGCCGTGCTGGTGCCGACCTTCGCCATCGCCTCGCTGACCATCGGTATGAACATGGTGATCGACGCCGTTTCGGGCGGGCGCCGCGCGGGAGGACGCCGATGA
- a CDS encoding ABC transporter ATP-binding protein, protein MSLSGDPLVRLTGLEISVRDAQGQDKIIVRDISLEVQPGEVLALIGESGSGKTTIALSMLGYTRGACRISGGTVEVAGHRLDSLPEARLQGLRGRVVSYVAQSAAAAFNPMLPIMRQVIEPALVHGLMTREAAEDKARGLFRALALPRPDTVGDRYPHQVSGGQLQRLMAAMALITDPALVIFDEPTTALDVTTQIEVLKAFKAVVRELGTTAVYVSHDLAVVAQIADRICVLRDGMVQEQGRVEEILFHPRQDYTRALVAAAAARVPAAPMPDLPRDAGDPPLIQMRDVVAGYGGVDAQGNPQVRILDGVSFAIERGKVLGVIGESGSGKSTLARVVAGLHAPASGRVNLDGYTLEGEIRHRDKEQLRRVQLVFQNADTALNPAVSVGEAIGRPLTFFHALRGADRKAEVARLLDLVRLPAALAGRLPGELSGGQKQRVNLARALAARPDLLLCDEVTSALDPVVAEAVLDLLIDLRRELGLAYMFITHDIGIVRAIADEVMVLYGGVPVELASHEALEGPLHHPYTRLLMASVPELRPGWLEAANSAFSCGSTPGAGHAAGCRFFQRCAVSHPGLCDVLDPAVHVGAGQTIACHRGFDGLQATLGIAQGAVPA, encoded by the coding sequence ATGAGCCTGTCAGGCGATCCGCTGGTCAGATTGACCGGGCTGGAGATTTCGGTGCGCGACGCGCAGGGGCAGGACAAGATCATCGTCCGCGATATCTCGCTGGAGGTTCAGCCCGGCGAGGTGCTGGCGCTGATCGGGGAATCGGGCTCGGGCAAGACCACCATCGCGCTCTCCATGCTGGGCTATACGCGCGGGGCGTGCCGCATCTCGGGCGGAACGGTCGAGGTGGCGGGGCACCGGCTCGACAGCTTGCCGGAGGCGCGGTTGCAGGGCCTGCGCGGCCGGGTGGTGTCCTATGTCGCGCAGAGCGCGGCGGCGGCTTTCAATCCCATGCTGCCGATCATGCGGCAGGTGATCGAACCGGCGCTGGTCCATGGGCTGATGACGCGCGAGGCGGCAGAGGACAAGGCGCGCGGCCTGTTCCGCGCGCTGGCGCTGCCGCGCCCGGATACGGTGGGCGACCGCTATCCGCATCAGGTATCGGGCGGGCAGTTGCAGCGGTTGATGGCGGCGATGGCTCTGATCACCGATCCGGCGCTGGTGATCTTCGATGAGCCCACCACCGCGCTTGACGTGACCACCCAGATCGAGGTGCTCAAGGCCTTCAAGGCGGTGGTCAGGGAGCTGGGGACGACGGCGGTCTATGTCAGCCACGATCTGGCCGTGGTGGCGCAGATCGCGGACCGGATCTGCGTGCTGCGCGACGGCATGGTGCAGGAACAGGGCCGGGTTGAGGAGATCCTGTTCCATCCCCGGCAGGATTATACGCGCGCGCTGGTCGCGGCGGCGGCGGCCCGCGTTCCGGCGGCCCCCATGCCCGATCTGCCGCGTGATGCCGGCGATCCGCCGTTGATCCAGATGCGCGATGTTGTCGCCGGCTATGGCGGGGTGGATGCGCAGGGCAATCCGCAGGTGCGCATCCTCGACGGGGTCAGCTTTGCCATTGAGCGCGGCAAGGTGCTGGGTGTGATCGGCGAATCGGGCAGCGGCAAAAGCACTCTGGCGCGCGTGGTGGCAGGGTTGCATGCCCCGGCATCGGGGCGGGTCAATCTCGACGGCTATACGCTTGAGGGCGAGATCCGGCATCGCGACAAGGAGCAGTTGCGCCGGGTCCAGCTTGTGTTCCAGAATGCCGATACAGCACTCAACCCCGCAGTATCGGTGGGGGAGGCGATCGGCCGCCCGCTGACCTTCTTCCATGCTCTGCGAGGGGCGGACCGAAAGGCCGAGGTCGCCCGCTTACTGGATCTGGTCAGGCTGCCTGCCGCGCTGGCGGGTCGCTTGCCCGGAGAATTGTCGGGCGGGCAGAAACAGCGGGTCAATCTGGCCCGCGCGCTGGCCGCCCGGCCCGATCTGCTGCTGTGCGACGAGGTCACCTCCGCGCTCGACCCGGTGGTTGCCGAGGCGGTGCTCGATCTGTTGATCGATCTGCGCCGCGAGCTGGGGCTGGCCTATATGTTCATCACCCATGACATCGGCATCGTTCGGGCCATCGCCGATGAGGTGATGGTGCTTTACGGCGGCGTCCCGGTGGAGCTGGCCTCGCATGAGGCGCTCGAAGGGCCCTTGCATCATCCCTATACCAGGCTGCTGATGGCCTCGGTGCCCGAATTGCGGCCCGGTTGGCTGGAGGCCGCGAACAGCGCCTTTTCATGCGGATCGACGCCGGGCGCCGGCCATGCGGCGGGATGCCGCTTCTTTCAGCGCTGCGCGGTTTCGCATCCGGGGCTCTGCGATGTGCTCGATCCTGCGGTCCATGTCGGTGCCGGACAGACGATCGCCTGCCATCGCGGCTTTGATGGCTTGCAGGCGACGCTTGGCATCGCACAGGGCGCGGTACCGGCGTGA
- a CDS encoding cupin domain-containing protein, producing the protein MTQAAVGAVIDLRAYARGTAPAHDWLTERAAPAFADGAAQVAALAPRGKGRVETLGADEFVIVLAGRLDLDLGDRALTVPTGASCVLPVGSSFGWQAGEDALLVIVSAPADAVGTQDGPVIIDETAPLSPSNPPLAELLLGPTPSCRNHSDYWSATREFVCGTWDSTPYHRKQNPYRQIELMHLLEGSVTFTDAHASVTHKAGDVILFVRGEGCAWLSEEHVKKVYATQRPAA; encoded by the coding sequence ATGACGCAAGCTGCCGTCGGCGCGGTGATCGACCTGCGTGCCTATGCGCGGGGGACAGCCCCCGCGCATGACTGGCTGACCGAGCGGGCCGCACCAGCCTTTGCCGACGGCGCGGCGCAGGTCGCGGCGCTGGCCCCGCGCGGCAAGGGGCGGGTGGAGACCCTGGGTGCGGATGAGTTCGTGATCGTGCTGGCAGGCCGCCTCGATCTGGATCTCGGCGATCGCGCGCTGACCGTGCCGACCGGCGCCAGTTGCGTGCTGCCGGTGGGCAGCAGCTTTGGCTGGCAGGCCGGCGAGGATGCCCTGCTGGTGATTGTCAGCGCTCCGGCGGATGCCGTGGGAACACAGGACGGACCGGTCATCATCGATGAGACGGCGCCGCTCAGCCCGTCCAACCCGCCGCTGGCCGAGCTGCTGCTGGGGCCGACGCCCTCGTGCCGCAACCATTCGGACTATTGGTCGGCCACGCGCGAATTTGTCTGCGGCACCTGGGATTCCACGCCCTATCACCGCAAGCAGAACCCCTATCGCCAGATCGAGCTGATGCATCTGCTGGAGGGCAGCGTCACCTTCACCGATGCCCATGCCAGCGTCACCCACAAGGCCGGCGATGTCATTCTCTTCGTGCGCGGCGAAGGCTGCGCCTGGCTGAGCGAAGAGCATGTGAAGAAGGTTTACGCCACCCAGCGTCCGGCCGCCTGA
- a CDS encoding DUF4198 domain-containing protein, producing MRRSKLVIAASLFASFANVPADAHAVWFAQRARQTALIYGVGADDLDSVKRFSFIEKMGGYDANYQPIKATPRIAGPIVLVDSEQQPTLLSVVFFNGIWSRVNGEFEPKGRDEAPTSTLSEKNYKYSVAIMGPLDKPIPALPDQVLQIVPVGAIPALLGSKMTYQVLYKGKPAVGATVINDLVNDPDQTPVTTDAEGKVTMVVRNQGLNVLEAVFVSPTDNPKKYDRIENSATLTFTLAHKPE from the coding sequence ATGCGCAGGTCCAAACTCGTTATCGCAGCGAGCCTTTTCGCCAGCTTCGCCAATGTGCCCGCCGATGCCCATGCCGTGTGGTTCGCCCAGCGCGCGCGCCAGACCGCGCTGATCTATGGCGTGGGGGCCGATGACCTCGATTCCGTCAAGCGTTTCTCCTTCATCGAGAAGATGGGCGGCTATGATGCCAATTATCAGCCGATCAAGGCCACGCCGCGCATCGCCGGGCCGATCGTGTTGGTGGACAGCGAGCAGCAGCCCACCCTGCTTTCCGTGGTGTTCTTCAACGGCATCTGGTCGCGCGTGAACGGCGAGTTCGAGCCCAAGGGCCGTGACGAGGCGCCGACCTCGACCCTTTCGGAAAAGAACTACAAATATTCGGTCGCCATCATGGGCCCGCTCGACAAGCCGATCCCGGCCTTGCCCGATCAGGTGCTGCAGATCGTGCCGGTCGGCGCCATTCCCGCGCTGCTCGGCAGCAAGATGACCTATCAGGTGCTTTACAAGGGCAAGCCCGCGGTCGGCGCCACGGTCATCAACGATCTGGTCAACGACCCCGATCAGACGCCCGTCACCACCGATGCCGAGGGCAAGGTGACGATGGTGGTGCGCAATCAGGGCCTCAACGTGCTGGAGGCGGTCTTCGTCAGTCCGACCGACAATCCTAAGAAGTACGACCGGATCGAGAATTCGGCGACGCTGACCTTCACCCTCGCTCACAAGCCCGAATAA
- a CDS encoding HupE/UreJ family protein, whose protein sequence is MAHPALAHGVSSGDKAYIQTHPGINIIPYIYLGAKHMVTGYDHLLFLFGVIFFLYRLKDVGKYVTLFAVGHSTTLLLGVLANIRADSFIVDAIIGFSVVYKALDNLGAFRKILGFEPNPKAAVLIFGFFHGFGLATKLQTLSLSREGLFANLVSFNVGVEMGQFIALSIILILMTLWRRTRSFERNVVIANTLLMTAGLVLVGFQLTGFAMESGS, encoded by the coding sequence ATGGCGCATCCGGCTCTGGCCCATGGCGTGTCGTCGGGCGACAAGGCCTATATCCAGACCCATCCGGGGATCAACATCATCCCCTACATCTACCTGGGCGCCAAGCATATGGTGACCGGTTATGACCATCTGCTGTTTCTTTTCGGGGTGATTTTCTTTCTCTATCGCCTGAAGGATGTCGGCAAATATGTGACGCTGTTTGCGGTCGGCCACAGCACCACGCTGCTGCTGGGCGTGCTGGCCAATATTCGCGCAGATTCCTTCATTGTCGACGCGATCATCGGTTTCTCGGTGGTCTATAAGGCGCTCGACAATCTGGGGGCCTTTCGCAAGATTCTGGGCTTTGAGCCCAACCCCAAGGCGGCGGTGCTGATCTTCGGCTTCTTCCACGGTTTTGGCCTGGCCACCAAATTGCAGACCCTGTCGCTCTCGCGCGAGGGACTGTTTGCCAATCTGGTCAGCTTCAACGTCGGGGTGGAAATGGGCCAGTTCATCGCTTTGAGCATCATCCTGATCCTGATGACCCTGTGGCGCCGCACGCGCAGCTTCGAGCGCAATGTCGTGATCGCCAACACCCTGCTGATGACCGCCGGCCTGGTGCTGGTCGGTTTCCAACTCACCGGATTTGCCATGGAGAGCGGCTCGTGA
- a CDS encoding GNAT family N-acetyltransferase, producing the protein MTATDVASVHALSVGEQWPHRKQDIASALALGAGTVAEMGGQIIGSAMWWLHGQDCATLGMFIVAKPFRNGGIGRIVMDNVLDQIGQRSVLLNANHGGLPMFRKFGFNGISEILQHQGTSFSVPLLPLGEGERIRPMGERDRDKVTALAQEATGLERPSIMAAVLDKGHGVVLDSDGEVTGFALFRRFGRGYVVGPVVAPDKDRAKGLIAQWLGSRSGEFMRLDIPGECGLSDWLEELGLVRVHRFVTMVRGDEPTPSRPGRSFGIISQALF; encoded by the coding sequence ATGACCGCAACGGACGTGGCCTCGGTCCATGCCCTGTCGGTGGGTGAGCAATGGCCGCACCGCAAGCAGGATATTGCGAGCGCCCTGGCGCTGGGCGCGGGAACCGTCGCGGAAATGGGCGGCCAGATCATCGGTTCCGCGATGTGGTGGCTGCACGGGCAGGATTGCGCGACGCTTGGCATGTTCATCGTCGCCAAGCCATTTCGGAACGGCGGGATCGGGCGGATCGTGATGGACAATGTGCTCGACCAGATCGGCCAGCGCAGCGTCCTGCTCAATGCCAATCATGGCGGCCTCCCGATGTTCCGCAAATTCGGTTTCAACGGCATATCGGAAATCCTTCAGCATCAGGGTACGTCTTTCAGCGTACCCCTCCTGCCGCTGGGCGAGGGTGAGCGCATCCGGCCGATGGGCGAACGGGACCGGGACAAGGTCACCGCTCTGGCGCAGGAAGCCACGGGACTCGAGCGCCCCTCGATCATGGCGGCGGTGCTCGACAAGGGGCATGGCGTCGTGCTCGATTCGGATGGCGAGGTGACCGGCTTCGCGCTCTTCCGCCGTTTCGGGCGGGGTTACGTCGTCGGCCCGGTGGTCGCGCCGGACAAGGACCGCGCCAAGGGCCTGATCGCGCAATGGCTGGGGTCGCGCAGCGGCGAATTCATGCGCCTCGACATTCCGGGCGAATGCGGGCTGAGCGACTGGCTGGAGGAATTGGGCCTTGTCCGGGTCCATCGCTTCGTCACCATGGTGCGCGGCGACGAACCCACGCCATCGCGTCCGGGCCGGTCCTTCGGGATCATCAGCCAGGCGCTGTTCTGA